Proteins co-encoded in one Myxococcales bacterium genomic window:
- a CDS encoding macro domain-containing protein, producing MGRINLVEGDISDQDVDAIVNAANSELLLGTGVAGVIREKGGPTIQQECDEIGPIEVGTAVVTSAGNLKARYVVHAAGMTPGGAAEEANVRDALRASLVLAAEKGLRTIAIPAIGTGIGGFAVQRCAEVSLEEARLHLAGETSLEEIRFVLFGEPAFRVFEMVNDSAKVAAQMERMAKLRKRD from the coding sequence TTGGGCCGTATCAACTTGGTGGAGGGCGACATCAGTGATCAGGATGTCGACGCGATCGTCAACGCAGCGAACAGTGAGTTGCTTCTCGGTACCGGAGTCGCCGGAGTCATTCGGGAAAAGGGCGGCCCGACGATCCAGCAAGAGTGCGACGAGATCGGACCGATCGAAGTCGGCACTGCGGTGGTAACCAGCGCGGGTAATCTCAAGGCGCGATACGTCGTGCACGCGGCGGGCATGACGCCGGGAGGTGCTGCCGAGGAAGCGAATGTTCGAGATGCGCTGCGTGCATCCCTGGTGCTCGCCGCCGAGAAGGGGCTTCGCACGATTGCGATTCCGGCCATCGGGACCGGTATTGGAGGTTTCGCGGTGCAGCGTTGCGCCGAAGTTTCCCTCGAAGAGGCCAGGCTTCACCTGGCCGGTGAGACCTCCCTCGAAGAGATTCGCTTCGTGCTGTTCGGTGAGCCCGCGTTTCGGGTCTTCGAGATGGTCAACGACTCGGCCAAGGTCGCTGCCCAAATGGAGCGCATGGCCAAACTGCGCAAGCGCGATTGA
- a CDS encoding HAD family hydrolase has product MSRGQIAAFFDMDKTIISENSGSIFLRHSWERGEITVWDLVRGAGAFLQYKLGTLDIQAWTVQMLRGLEGQPESELLEDGRALFEKYMAPKIYPEAARLIAEHLDKGHVVAIVSGSVRFLVEPLAESLSVKHVLCTELETFDGILTGRCVEPVCMEEGKIYWLQGFIERHQIDLARSWFYTDSITDLPVLDLVGHPVATNPDPMLYLTATRRGWPIRIFDEP; this is encoded by the coding sequence TTGAGTCGCGGTCAAATCGCTGCATTCTTCGACATGGACAAGACGATCATTTCGGAGAACTCGGGATCGATCTTCTTGCGCCATAGCTGGGAGCGCGGCGAAATTACTGTTTGGGATCTCGTGCGGGGCGCGGGTGCGTTTTTGCAGTACAAGCTCGGGACCCTGGACATTCAGGCCTGGACCGTCCAGATGCTGCGCGGTCTCGAGGGACAACCCGAGAGCGAGTTGCTCGAGGACGGGCGCGCCTTGTTCGAAAAATACATGGCCCCAAAAATCTATCCCGAAGCCGCGCGCCTGATCGCCGAGCATCTGGACAAGGGCCACGTCGTGGCGATCGTTTCTGGTTCGGTCCGCTTCCTGGTCGAACCGCTGGCGGAATCGCTCTCGGTCAAGCACGTGCTGTGTACCGAACTCGAAACCTTCGACGGTATCTTGACCGGCCGTTGTGTCGAACCGGTCTGCATGGAGGAGGGGAAGATCTATTGGCTTCAGGGTTTCATCGAACGCCACCAGATCGATCTCGCCCGCAGTTGGTTCTATACGGATTCGATCACTGACCTGCCGGTGCTCGACCTGGTCGGTCATCCGGTCGCAACCAATCCCGACCCGATGCTCTACCTCACCGCAACCCGACGCGGCTGGCCGATTCGCATTTTTGATGAACCGTAG
- the mreD gene encoding rod shape-determining protein MreD, with protein sequence MKRLLSVLVVGLIALGIQSGLSMVIPRQLCPDLGLLVVIAIGLHWRDVTSGLFIASVLGFTADMLSSSIFGGHALMRVLIYAATAISRQRMDLRSGVALALFAGGMTIFYALGLFVLMRFFGADSNGFRWTGIGGLFPHTFVNAVCAPLVSALVLRVCEWADGEASPRGLEIEARRPTS encoded by the coding sequence ATGAAGCGCCTGCTCTCCGTGTTGGTGGTCGGTTTGATCGCACTCGGAATTCAGAGCGGCCTGTCCATGGTCATTCCACGTCAACTCTGCCCAGACCTTGGCTTGTTGGTGGTGATCGCAATCGGCCTTCACTGGCGAGATGTGACGAGTGGATTGTTCATCGCCTCGGTACTCGGCTTTACGGCGGACATGCTTTCGAGTTCGATCTTCGGTGGACACGCATTGATGCGCGTTCTCATTTATGCGGCGACCGCAATCTCGCGTCAGCGGATGGACCTGCGAAGTGGGGTGGCACTGGCTTTGTTTGCGGGCGGTATGACAATTTTTTACGCCCTGGGGCTGTTTGTCTTGATGCGATTCTTCGGCGCCGACTCAAACGGCTTCCGATGGACGGGGATCGGGGGATTGTTCCCACATACGTTCGTCAACGCCGTTTGTGCGCCGCTCGTATCCGCGCTTGTGCTCCGAGTCTGCGAGTGGGCGGACGGTGAAGCCAGTCCGCGCGGCCTCGAAATCGAAGCCAGGAGGCCCACCTCATGA
- the mrdA gene encoding penicillin-binding protein 2: protein MSSGYGDGRLSGGGSQENSGSLGVIAAVLILTFFTFSLRLFQLQIVDGAQLRSRSEQNFVRTVRLEAPRGDIVDREGRILASTRPAYRVQIIPNELHRGDRTFRALSQILGEAPGEISKRVGHPTGRRRFQPVVLRGDLGYERFAQVESHRYALPGVVTNIGPRRHYVEDDLAAHLLGTIGEVGTRQLALPQFSDYIAGEIVGQFGLEAELEAHLRGHAGGRNLVVDVAGREIELLDEIKPIPGGRVVLTLDLDLQRVAEEAFRSSDPEVPDHMGALVAIDPSNGEILALVSLPSYDPNSFAGGIDSKTWDQLISDPWKPLRNRAVSGEYSPGSTYKAVIAAAGLAEEEITQEEEIFCPGYYRMGRRVYRCWKRGGHGDVAMEQALKESCDVYFYNLGVRLGIDRMAHYAKGFGFGRATGINLAAEKAGLIPTMEWKRRVKGEEWIKGETVSAAIGQGYNLVTPIQLAVAYAAIANGGRVLRPQLVKRFETWDREVLKIMIPEERSRVPVSREIIEVVRDALIAVVEGERGTGGRARVPGIIVAGKSGTTQVVSLDLVKNLEPEEIPIGYRDHALFVAFAPAMEPEIVVVALVEHAGKGGGTVAAPIVQKVLARYFEKHPREPAPEPTQVVLVQERLQGHPQGHAQEGRQ from the coding sequence ATGAGTTCCGGCTATGGCGATGGCCGGCTCTCCGGGGGCGGGTCCCAGGAAAATTCGGGAAGTCTTGGCGTGATCGCTGCGGTGCTGATTCTGACCTTCTTCACTTTCTCGCTGCGGCTGTTCCAGCTGCAAATTGTCGATGGGGCGCAGCTTCGGAGTCGTTCCGAACAGAACTTCGTGCGAACCGTCCGTCTGGAAGCGCCGCGCGGAGATATCGTGGATCGCGAGGGCCGTATTCTGGCCTCCACCCGGCCAGCGTATCGCGTGCAGATCATCCCCAACGAACTCCACCGCGGCGATCGCACGTTCCGCGCGCTGAGTCAGATTCTGGGTGAGGCGCCGGGGGAGATCTCGAAACGGGTGGGCCACCCCACCGGGCGCCGACGCTTCCAACCTGTCGTGTTGCGCGGCGATCTCGGTTACGAGCGCTTCGCCCAGGTCGAATCACACCGCTACGCACTGCCCGGGGTCGTGACCAACATCGGTCCGAGGCGTCATTACGTCGAAGACGATCTCGCGGCTCATTTGTTGGGAACCATTGGTGAAGTGGGGACGCGACAGCTCGCCCTGCCACAGTTTAGCGATTACATCGCGGGGGAAATCGTGGGACAGTTCGGTCTCGAAGCCGAGCTCGAGGCCCATCTGCGCGGTCACGCCGGTGGCCGCAACCTGGTCGTGGACGTGGCGGGCCGTGAGATCGAATTGCTCGACGAGATCAAGCCAATCCCCGGCGGCCGCGTGGTGTTGACCCTCGACCTGGATCTGCAGCGCGTTGCAGAGGAAGCTTTTCGCTCCTCCGATCCCGAAGTGCCGGACCACATGGGGGCACTCGTCGCGATCGACCCGAGCAACGGCGAAATCTTGGCTTTAGTTTCACTACCCTCCTACGACCCGAACTCGTTCGCTGGCGGTATCGATTCGAAAACCTGGGATCAACTGATCTCCGATCCCTGGAAGCCGCTGCGAAACCGGGCGGTGTCCGGCGAATATTCTCCCGGTTCGACCTACAAGGCCGTGATTGCGGCGGCTGGACTGGCGGAGGAGGAGATCACCCAGGAGGAGGAGATCTTCTGTCCCGGTTACTACCGCATGGGGCGGCGGGTCTATCGCTGTTGGAAGCGAGGAGGTCACGGAGACGTGGCCATGGAGCAGGCGCTCAAGGAATCGTGTGATGTGTACTTCTATAATCTGGGGGTCCGCCTCGGAATTGATCGCATGGCGCATTACGCCAAGGGTTTTGGTTTTGGCAGGGCCACGGGCATCAATCTCGCCGCCGAGAAGGCTGGCTTGATTCCCACCATGGAATGGAAGCGGCGCGTCAAGGGTGAGGAGTGGATCAAGGGCGAGACGGTCTCGGCCGCGATCGGGCAGGGCTACAACCTCGTTACTCCAATTCAGCTCGCGGTGGCGTATGCGGCCATCGCCAACGGGGGACGCGTGCTCCGCCCACAACTCGTCAAACGCTTCGAGACCTGGGACCGGGAGGTGCTCAAGATCATGATCCCCGAAGAGCGGTCTCGGGTGCCGGTTTCGCGGGAGATCATCGAAGTGGTGCGAGATGCTTTGATCGCCGTGGTCGAAGGCGAACGGGGAACCGGTGGAAGGGCTCGCGTGCCCGGGATTATCGTTGCGGGCAAGAGCGGTACGACCCAGGTGGTGAGCCTCGATCTCGTCAAGAACCTGGAACCCGAGGAAATCCCCATTGGCTATCGCGACCACGCATTGTTTGTGGCGTTTGCTCCGGCCATGGAGCCGGAGATCGTCGTTGTGGCCCTGGTCGAGCACGCGGGTAAAGGCGGTGGGACCGTGGCCGCGCCGATCGTTCAAAAGGTGCTCGCGCGCTATTTCGAAAAACATCCCCGGGAGCCTGCCCCAGAGCCGACTCAGGTCGTGCTTGTGCAGGAGCGTCTACAAGGGCATCCACAAGGTCATGCGCAGGAAGGGCGGCAATGA
- the rodA gene encoding rod shape-determining protein RodA, translating to MNIDRRSLQYFDWVFFSIAAILIVFAFVNLTSATNSGVEGGTSDIVRRQGMVVGLCSVVMVIILMIDYRHFERFAFLLYIGSLLLLVATLVIAPETRGARAWLFEGRMQPSELAKITLVLVLARHFHRNPPEANAGLRQLIRPVLIAAPPVGLIIAQKDMGVALLTLLVAMTFLPFVRISLRAWVGIAAAGVGALTALWAYGLRPYQQQRILDFLDPERDPLASGYQAMQSRIAIGAGGMFGRGWMEGTQTQLRFLPTQHTDFIFSVLAEEWGFVGSILMLSLFLSMLLWGLWIASSSKDQFGAMLAVGLVGTLFWPAAINIAMVLGLAPVIGVPLPLFSYGGSAMLSAFISLGLLLNISMRRYLF from the coding sequence ATGAATATTGATCGCCGATCGCTGCAGTACTTCGACTGGGTGTTCTTTTCGATTGCGGCGATCCTGATCGTGTTTGCGTTCGTCAATCTCACGTCGGCGACCAACTCTGGCGTCGAAGGCGGCACCTCCGACATCGTGCGCCGCCAGGGCATGGTCGTCGGACTGTGCAGTGTCGTGATGGTCATCATCTTGATGATCGATTATCGACACTTCGAACGCTTCGCCTTCCTGCTCTACATCGGCAGCCTGCTCCTGCTGGTCGCCACGCTGGTGATCGCGCCCGAAACCCGCGGCGCACGCGCGTGGTTGTTCGAGGGACGCATGCAGCCTTCGGAGTTGGCAAAAATCACGCTGGTGCTCGTGCTGGCGCGCCACTTCCACCGCAATCCCCCCGAGGCCAACGCAGGGTTACGTCAGTTGATACGCCCGGTCTTGATCGCGGCACCGCCCGTGGGGCTGATCATTGCGCAAAAGGACATGGGGGTCGCGTTGCTGACCCTGTTGGTGGCGATGACGTTCCTGCCTTTCGTGCGCATTTCTTTGCGTGCCTGGGTCGGCATTGCGGCGGCCGGGGTCGGGGCGCTCACCGCGCTTTGGGCCTATGGCCTGAGGCCATATCAACAGCAGCGGATTCTCGATTTTCTGGACCCCGAACGCGACCCCCTCGCTTCGGGCTACCAGGCGATGCAGTCGCGAATCGCGATCGGTGCAGGTGGCATGTTTGGCCGGGGATGGATGGAGGGCACCCAGACTCAACTGCGCTTCCTCCCCACCCAGCACACGGACTTTATCTTTTCAGTGCTCGCCGAGGAGTGGGGTTTCGTCGGCAGCATTCTGATGCTTTCGCTGTTCTTGTCGATGTTGTTGTGGGGGCTGTGGATCGCATCCAGTTCGAAGGACCAGTTTGGCGCCATGCTCGCAGTGGGCCTGGTGGGGACGCTCTTCTGGCCGGCCGCGATCAATATCGCGATGGTGCTCGGGCTCGCCCCCGTCATCGGCGTGCCGCTGCCGCTGTTTTCCTATGGTGGGTCGGCCATGCTTTCAGCCTTCATTTCGCTGGGCTTGTTGCTGAACATTTCCATGCGCCGGTATCTATTTTGA
- the ccsA gene encoding cytochrome c biogenesis protein CcsA, translated as MVEFQQLAAAIYLAAGIGALVGVVLPAPRMSRGAVWGLVFGAAVQTAAFATLHRVADSPPITSLSVVLASSAWMTVVFAVLLSLKVRLPGLAAVVGPLAFLGVFVASLGWKAGGGVPIDVSETGTWPHIHVLLASGGIALLGIAGLAGLFFLLEHRRLKAKPPVAASIPLPSLEALDRVNVVTTAVGFALLTLGILTGMIWLHETRGMAWMGTTHEAWMVISWTIYAGLVAARYAGRQGARQAAASALAGFAFLLFGVMGVGVMS; from the coding sequence GTGGTTGAGTTTCAGCAACTCGCGGCCGCGATTTATCTCGCAGCGGGGATCGGGGCCTTGGTGGGTGTCGTATTGCCTGCGCCGCGCATGAGTCGAGGTGCGGTCTGGGGACTCGTGTTCGGAGCGGCGGTGCAGACCGCCGCCTTCGCCACGCTACATCGAGTCGCGGATTCGCCTCCAATCACGTCGCTGTCCGTGGTGCTGGCTTCGAGTGCCTGGATGACCGTGGTCTTCGCCGTGCTGCTCAGTTTAAAGGTTCGGTTGCCGGGACTTGCTGCGGTGGTGGGTCCACTGGCGTTTCTCGGTGTCTTTGTCGCGTCGCTCGGTTGGAAGGCCGGGGGTGGCGTTCCGATCGACGTCAGCGAGACCGGCACCTGGCCGCATATTCATGTCTTGTTGGCCAGCGGGGGCATCGCGTTGCTGGGAATTGCCGGCCTGGCGGGTCTCTTCTTTCTGCTGGAACACCGAAGACTCAAAGCAAAGCCACCCGTGGCCGCGAGCATTCCGCTGCCCTCCCTGGAAGCGCTCGACCGAGTCAACGTCGTCACCACCGCGGTGGGCTTTGCGCTACTGACCCTCGGAATCTTGACGGGCATGATCTGGCTGCACGAGACCCGGGGCATGGCTTGGATGGGGACCACCCACGAAGCCTGGATGGTAATCTCGTGGACCATCTATGCCGGTCTGGTCGCGGCGCGCTATGCGGGTAGACAAGGTGCGCGACAAGCTGCGGCGAGTGCCCTGGCGGGTTTCGCCTTCCTGTTGTTCGGGGTCATGGGCGTGGGAGTCATGAGTTGA
- the trxA gene encoding thioredoxin, whose translation MATITDATDATFQAEVLDSDIPVIVDFWAEWCGPCKQIAPVLKELAEQYEGRIKIVKVDIDNSPGTPGQYGVRAVPTVLAFQGGQVVQQIQGARPKSDFVEMAEKLV comes from the coding sequence ATGGCAACCATCACCGATGCAACTGACGCGACTTTTCAGGCTGAGGTTCTCGATTCGGATATTCCGGTGATTGTCGACTTTTGGGCCGAATGGTGCGGACCCTGCAAGCAGATCGCTCCGGTGCTCAAGGAGCTCGCCGAGCAATACGAAGGACGGATCAAGATCGTCAAGGTCGACATAGACAATTCGCCGGGCACCCCGGGTCAGTACGGAGTCCGCGCGGTGCCGACGGTCCTCGCCTTTCAGGGCGGCCAGGTCGTACAACAAATCCAAGGCGCCCGGCCGAAGAGCGACTTTGTCGAGATGGCTGAGAAGCTCGTCTAG